Proteins encoded by one window of uncultured Draconibacterium sp.:
- a CDS encoding MFS transporter encodes MHNKQVIIPGWLRWVALVAVSLTMFGSYYMYDSVAYVAKDFIEILGFTQTNIGQLYTMYSIAAVIVLFFSGVFIDKYGTRVSMVLFGAICSLAGFITAFSDNLTVILIGRFILGFGSEPLIVALTVALAKWFKGKELGFALGINLLIGRGGSYFVDRSNTWASSIYDMGWQPVLYLAAGIGLLCFAGGVIYYFIERWTQKRYVLGEAEETEKLDFKGLFKYSPSFWYVVILCLTFYSAIFPFRGFAPTFYQDAHGVTEQMAGKLNSVLIMATMFATPVIGLLIDKIGRRALMMFIGSIIILPVYLMFAYGNMSLYIPVTLMGISFSLIPAVMWPSVAYIVEESKLGTAYALMTLLQQIGVAAMAWLIGVTNDLSSASATNPEGYIPGMWIFSILGFVGLLFSFLLRRAETGPKGHGLEEPSGSKE; translated from the coding sequence ATGCACAATAAACAAGTTATTATACCAGGATGGCTGCGATGGGTGGCACTGGTAGCCGTTAGCCTTACCATGTTTGGAAGCTACTATATGTACGACAGCGTGGCATACGTAGCCAAAGATTTTATCGAAATTTTAGGTTTCACCCAAACCAACATTGGCCAACTGTACACTATGTACAGCATTGCCGCAGTTATCGTTCTGTTTTTCAGCGGCGTTTTTATCGACAAATACGGTACACGCGTTTCCATGGTGTTATTTGGCGCCATCTGTAGTTTGGCCGGTTTCATTACTGCATTCAGCGACAACTTAACCGTAATCCTCATTGGCCGATTCATTTTAGGATTTGGAAGTGAACCATTAATTGTGGCACTAACAGTTGCATTGGCAAAATGGTTTAAAGGAAAAGAATTGGGTTTTGCATTGGGTATCAACTTGCTGATTGGCCGTGGAGGATCATATTTTGTCGACCGCTCGAATACCTGGGCCAGCTCGATATACGACATGGGATGGCAACCTGTTTTGTACCTGGCAGCCGGAATTGGATTGCTATGTTTCGCAGGTGGTGTGATCTACTATTTTATTGAAAGATGGACACAAAAACGATACGTACTGGGCGAAGCAGAAGAAACCGAAAAACTCGATTTTAAGGGTCTTTTTAAATACAGCCCATCGTTTTGGTATGTGGTAATTCTTTGTCTAACATTTTATTCGGCCATATTTCCGTTCCGCGGATTTGCTCCTACATTTTACCAGGATGCACATGGTGTAACGGAACAAATGGCAGGCAAACTTAATAGTGTTTTAATAATGGCGACTATGTTTGCCACTCCCGTCATCGGCCTTCTTATCGACAAAATCGGGCGTCGCGCACTAATGATGTTTATCGGATCGATAATTATACTCCCCGTGTATTTGATGTTCGCTTACGGAAACATGTCCTTATACATCCCCGTAACGTTAATGGGCATTTCATTCTCGCTGATACCCGCAGTAATGTGGCCTTCGGTGGCTTACATTGTTGAAGAAAGTAAACTGGGAACTGCGTATGCATTAATGACTTTGTTGCAACAAATTGGTGTCGCCGCAATGGCATGGTTAATTGGTGTAACCAACGACCTTTCGAGTGCTTCGGCAACTAATCCCGAAGGCTATATTCCCGGAATGTGGATATTTAGCATACTTGGTTTTGTTGGTTTATTATTCAGCTTCCTTTTGCGTCGTGCAGAAACAGGACCAAAAGGGCACGGACTTGAAGAGCCAAGCGGCAGCAAAGAATAA
- a CDS encoding VOC family protein → MKVEHLAIWTYNLEGMRSFYMHYFDASSSDVYHNHSREYRSYFLSFNGDCRIELMEMPGIPKSKDNPLKQFTGLIHFALKVGSRDEVNQLTETLRKDGYKIISEPRTTGDGYYESVFLDPDGNRVELMA, encoded by the coding sequence ATGAAAGTAGAACATTTGGCCATTTGGACCTATAACCTCGAGGGTATGAGAAGTTTCTATATGCATTATTTTGATGCATCGTCAAGCGATGTGTACCACAACCACAGCCGCGAATACCGCTCATATTTCCTCTCGTTTAACGGCGATTGCCGCATTGAGTTGATGGAAATGCCGGGAATTCCAAAATCGAAAGACAATCCCTTGAAACAATTTACCGGATTGATTCATTTTGCATTAAAAGTTGGCTCCAGAGATGAAGTAAACCAGCTTACTGAAACACTTCGGAAAGATGGATATAAAATAATTAGCGAGCCACGCACCACCGGCGACGGCTATTACGAGAGTGTTTTTCTTGATCCGGATGGAAATCGGGTAGAGTTAATGGCCTGA
- a CDS encoding ATP-binding protein: MKRIKIEIPVILLTIVIISLLGLSGNFVYKSLSEIVNSMLSESKPDNTLILVKDVAMDLNETENMVKLYSLSNDNEYLINYRSVNESLETKFEELQSIYHADSSRQMLVDSVLILAQQKMVVWEKMLNLHFSRGNEHEAFNQYVETLDTVLTVQDTIRFEEPEKRGLFKRIFGKKQEPPEPIIVDRTIEKQRLQQEIETLEKELRQRNQRMSSAEAIYMRKNFEVSEKLADIITTLESLEEESFLQQSQEAELLANETYKRLSYFALSVFLLLILVLILFFRDLRKSRSYQKVLKKAKTHAENLARTKELFVATVSHEMRTPVNAIYGLSEQLLQKQHDEKTQEDLRVIFDSTKHLAELVNDTFDFSRLEKQNIQLIPVHFSLEDLLHKIELYNKPSADAKKINFKIENNLENELVLFGDEGRLKQILNNLITNALKFTDEGEVKLAVTANEQKNQVGLNFQISDTGIGIPKESQDKIFDDFVQLDTDINKKAGGTGLGLYIVKKLVDLLGGKISVESEVNKGTSFFVSVPLQKGDRNKLQQTFKSFDSPEVLKGKAVLIVDDEAFNRHLLKSIFTKWKVDFDEAENGREAVDLAAQKNYALILMDIRMPVMNGTEAARTIKETGHKARIISLSANSDTDNSEEKSAFDSALKKPFDEEALYNIMCNTIEERPAQETSKQEKTLIYRPDLSELKRMGNGDPEFLKEMIDLFLKTSAASIQSIDENLASKNYDAIAELAHKLASPVKYMNVTGIYNTIKELEQLAKEGIDEKIIEEKVALLHGEISALNKELEALLDEKFE, from the coding sequence ATGAAACGAATAAAAATAGAAATACCGGTTATTCTGCTTACCATAGTAATCATCTCGTTGCTGGGATTATCGGGAAATTTTGTATACAAAAGTTTATCCGAGATTGTCAATTCCATGCTTTCCGAATCGAAACCCGACAATACGCTCATTTTGGTAAAAGATGTGGCAATGGATCTGAACGAAACCGAAAACATGGTAAAACTCTATTCGCTCAGTAACGACAACGAATACCTCATTAATTACAGAAGCGTAAATGAATCGCTCGAAACAAAATTTGAAGAACTACAATCCATTTACCATGCAGACAGTAGTCGGCAAATGCTTGTTGATTCGGTTCTGATTCTGGCCCAACAAAAAATGGTCGTTTGGGAAAAGATGCTCAACCTCCATTTCTCGCGCGGAAATGAACACGAAGCTTTCAACCAATATGTTGAAACGCTCGACACAGTTTTAACGGTGCAGGATACCATACGCTTTGAAGAGCCTGAAAAAAGAGGTCTTTTTAAGCGCATTTTTGGTAAAAAGCAGGAACCTCCCGAACCAATAATTGTAGACCGCACCATAGAAAAACAACGCTTGCAACAAGAAATTGAAACACTTGAAAAGGAGCTGAGGCAACGGAACCAACGCATGAGTTCGGCCGAAGCGATTTATATGCGTAAAAACTTTGAAGTCAGTGAAAAACTTGCAGATATAATTACCACACTGGAAAGCCTGGAAGAAGAAAGTTTTCTGCAACAATCACAGGAGGCAGAACTGCTGGCAAACGAAACATACAAACGCTTATCATACTTTGCCTTGTCGGTGTTTCTGTTGCTCATTTTGGTATTGATTCTGTTTTTCCGCGACCTCCGAAAATCACGTTCTTATCAGAAAGTACTGAAAAAAGCCAAAACACACGCCGAGAATCTGGCGCGTACCAAAGAATTGTTTGTGGCCACCGTGAGTCACGAAATGAGAACGCCAGTGAATGCCATTTACGGATTGAGCGAACAACTGCTACAAAAGCAACACGACGAGAAAACGCAGGAAGATCTGAGAGTGATCTTCGACTCTACCAAGCATTTAGCCGAGCTGGTAAATGACACTTTTGATTTTTCACGACTTGAAAAACAAAACATCCAGTTAATACCTGTGCATTTTTCATTAGAAGACCTCCTTCATAAAATTGAGTTGTACAACAAACCGAGTGCAGACGCTAAAAAAATCAATTTTAAAATCGAGAATAATTTAGAAAATGAACTGGTGCTTTTTGGAGACGAAGGCCGGCTGAAACAAATATTAAATAACCTAATTACCAACGCACTGAAATTCACTGACGAAGGAGAAGTAAAACTGGCTGTCACTGCCAATGAGCAGAAAAATCAGGTAGGTCTCAATTTTCAAATTTCAGACACCGGAATTGGAATTCCCAAAGAAAGCCAGGACAAGATTTTTGATGATTTTGTGCAACTGGATACCGACATTAATAAAAAAGCAGGCGGCACCGGTTTGGGACTTTACATTGTAAAAAAGCTTGTCGATTTGCTCGGAGGAAAAATATCGGTTGAAAGTGAAGTAAATAAAGGAACCAGCTTTTTTGTTTCTGTTCCGTTACAAAAAGGCGATCGCAACAAACTTCAGCAAACATTTAAAAGTTTCGATTCACCTGAAGTATTAAAAGGCAAGGCTGTTCTAATTGTTGATGACGAAGCGTTTAACCGTCATTTACTAAAAAGCATTTTCACCAAATGGAAAGTTGATTTTGATGAAGCCGAAAATGGCCGGGAAGCAGTTGACCTGGCAGCACAAAAGAACTACGCCTTAATTCTTATGGATATCCGGATGCCGGTAATGAATGGAACTGAAGCCGCCCGCACAATTAAAGAAACCGGACACAAAGCGCGAATCATTTCGTTGTCGGCAAACTCCGACACTGATAATTCAGAAGAAAAAAGTGCCTTTGACAGCGCGCTGAAAAAACCTTTTGATGAAGAAGCATTGTACAATATTATGTGTAATACGATCGAAGAAAGGCCGGCACAAGAAACTTCAAAACAGGAAAAAACATTGATCTATCGTCCCGATCTGAGCGAATTAAAACGCATGGGAAATGGCGACCCCGAGTTTTTGAAAGAAATGATCGACCTGTTTTTAAAAACCAGCGCAGCCAGTATACAGTCGATTGACGAAAACCTGGCCAGTAAAAACTACGACGCTATCGCCGAGTTGGCACATAAGCTGGCATCGCCGGTAAAATATATGAATGTAACCGGGATTTACAACACAATAAAAGAATTGGAACAGCTTGCAAAAGAAGGCATTGACGAAAAGATTATCGAAGAAAAGGTTGCTCTGTTGCATGGCGAAATCTCAGCCCTGAACAAAGAACTTGAAGCACTTCTCGATGAAAAGTTCGAATAA
- a CDS encoding HD domain-containing protein gives MGSNIQQKELVFSTENFIKQHFATDSSGHDWFHIDRVRNMALKIAAVEGGNLFLIEMAALLHDLDDWKLGNGDDVSKTKHWLSQIAIDQEDAKVIEDIINQVSFKGAGVETKAESVEAKIVQDADRLDAIGAIGIARTFAYGGNKQRLLHDPDIKPQLHNSFEEYKKTTAPTINHFYEKLLLLKDRMNTKAAQEIAEERHRFMEDFLEQFFSEWNCKK, from the coding sequence ATGGGGTCTAATATTCAACAAAAAGAGCTTGTCTTTTCCACCGAAAACTTTATAAAACAACACTTTGCGACCGACAGTTCGGGGCACGACTGGTTCCATATCGATCGTGTTAGAAATATGGCGTTGAAAATTGCGGCAGTGGAAGGAGGAAACCTGTTTTTGATTGAAATGGCTGCGCTATTGCACGACCTTGATGACTGGAAACTGGGCAACGGTGATGATGTTTCGAAAACCAAACACTGGCTTTCACAAATTGCAATTGATCAGGAAGATGCCAAAGTGATCGAAGATATTATTAACCAGGTCTCGTTTAAAGGAGCCGGCGTAGAAACAAAAGCCGAAAGTGTAGAAGCAAAAATCGTTCAGGATGCTGACAGGTTGGATGCAATTGGCGCCATTGGCATAGCACGTACTTTTGCTTATGGAGGAAACAAACAAAGGCTACTCCATGATCCGGACATAAAACCACAGCTTCACAACAGTTTTGAAGAATACAAAAAAACCACTGCTCCAACCATAAATCACTTCTACGAAAAATTACTGCTGCTTAAAGACCGTATGAATACGAAAGCCGCGCAGGAAATTGCTGAAGAACGCCATCGTTTTATGGAAGATTTTCTGGAACAATTTTTTTCGGAATGGAACTGTAAAAAATAA
- a CDS encoding carboxypeptidase-like regulatory domain-containing protein, with the protein MGKKLVSLFLLTLPLQLFSQQYLQTTFIKKQAATEPGKVCNLPFFVHNNSTQIVHAQPEYDIPDEWKLVTAQPAIDLKPSEKKFQVLSIQVPAVFAVGEYPVFVNFTADDGALLHRDSVFVKVLEVEKVSIQKLENPEYVYAGEEIRATYILQNQGNTKKNFFIETQNCQVADGEEVMLEAGESKMVTIVKPTSEDYINSVREFYTIRVLAGNRVLESVNNWSQVFPSKNLKKDLYFRFPVTFSGSYLAVNKDDQFESTYQFQLFGQGTLDVEGKHQLEFMARGPNNTDLSYLGLYDQYYLSYQNQNVILFGGQKNFMFTPLTESSRYGLGVESKVLLNNGLALGFLYVEPRFYEEIKNEMAGVLGYHFNSENKAELYYVSKQFEGLNERTQLFSFLSEFSPFKGTDVDLELSRGYFNDVADNAYRINLNSRFSIFNLSGNYYNTGKNYPGYYNNSKFYSGNISARLTEKLGVSLYGRRDFMNAQLDTFFVTAPITESYQASFDYKVGLQSHLKVFLRQYERKDRLSYNKFHYKTRSANMRFSQRWKRFHYSLTGEAGKTTNFLLDPGENEQNSFRGMGDFSYSINSRHYIRAFGSWSNINEFVSGKQQNVTAGMSLSSQITDNFNANFFIQNAYDIDDYYKNRNLMQLNLNYNFLKNHSISLRSFYTIFKTELEEAEFTLSATYEYKFGVPLKQVVEAGIISGKITNRDGLPVEGVWVRLLNKTAVTDKNGDYQFDLIQPGTHLMSIDESSFELDEITNIPNPVEVNVFEDQVSKVDVRILKGAELKGKFVLEEAKLKAAEQEDASPANIIVEIRSELEEYRITTEKDGTFAFPLLKPGKFTFKIYANSIPKAYKLEQSEHEYTLNEGETIDLEIVLPTKKNNIIFKPAGNLNLKSGSGLTLTAKPPKKKESQPKTGPYYSIQIGAFSRMLPEGDSFFKGEQFYFEKQIDNLHKYYIGRFSELQTAKEEYKRLRLKFNRLFIVVFDDDKVYSLPQYEQIKKDE; encoded by the coding sequence ATGGGCAAAAAGCTTGTTTCTCTTTTTTTGCTAACCTTGCCATTGCAGCTTTTTTCCCAGCAGTATTTGCAAACAACTTTCATAAAAAAGCAAGCGGCAACAGAGCCCGGTAAGGTCTGCAACCTGCCATTTTTTGTCCATAATAATTCAACGCAGATTGTTCATGCCCAGCCAGAGTATGATATTCCTGATGAGTGGAAACTGGTAACAGCCCAGCCGGCAATCGATTTAAAACCTTCTGAAAAGAAATTCCAGGTTCTTTCAATACAGGTGCCTGCCGTTTTTGCTGTGGGAGAATACCCTGTTTTTGTCAACTTTACGGCTGATGACGGGGCACTCCTTCATCGTGATTCTGTGTTTGTGAAAGTGCTGGAAGTGGAAAAAGTATCCATTCAAAAGCTGGAAAATCCTGAATATGTATACGCCGGTGAAGAAATTAGGGCAACTTACATTCTGCAAAACCAGGGGAATACCAAAAAGAACTTTTTTATTGAAACCCAGAATTGCCAGGTTGCAGATGGTGAAGAAGTGATGCTTGAAGCCGGCGAATCAAAAATGGTAACCATAGTAAAACCAACTTCCGAGGATTATATTAATAGTGTGCGAGAGTTTTACACCATTCGTGTTCTTGCGGGGAACAGGGTGTTGGAGAGTGTAAATAACTGGTCGCAGGTTTTTCCTTCAAAGAATCTGAAAAAGGATCTTTACTTCAGGTTTCCGGTAACTTTTTCTGGTTCGTACCTGGCAGTGAACAAAGATGATCAGTTTGAATCCACTTATCAGTTTCAGTTATTCGGGCAGGGAACATTGGATGTGGAAGGGAAACATCAGCTGGAGTTTATGGCGCGCGGTCCAAACAATACCGATTTGAGTTATCTGGGCTTGTACGACCAGTATTATTTATCGTACCAGAATCAGAATGTGATTCTATTTGGAGGACAGAAGAACTTTATGTTTACGCCGCTTACGGAATCTTCGCGTTACGGACTTGGTGTTGAAAGCAAGGTTTTACTGAATAATGGTCTCGCATTGGGATTTTTGTATGTTGAACCGCGTTTCTACGAAGAAATAAAGAACGAAATGGCGGGAGTTTTGGGTTATCATTTTAATTCGGAAAACAAGGCCGAGCTATACTATGTATCGAAGCAATTTGAAGGCTTGAATGAACGTACGCAATTGTTCAGTTTTTTGTCTGAATTTTCGCCTTTTAAAGGAACTGATGTTGATCTGGAACTTTCGAGAGGTTATTTTAACGATGTGGCCGACAATGCTTATCGCATAAATTTGAATTCCCGCTTTTCCATATTTAACCTGTCGGGAAATTATTACAATACCGGCAAAAATTATCCGGGCTATTACAATAACTCAAAATTCTATTCAGGAAATATTTCTGCCCGGTTAACAGAAAAACTGGGTGTGAGTCTTTATGGGCGCCGCGATTTTATGAATGCACAGCTCGATACATTTTTTGTAACTGCTCCGATTACTGAATCTTATCAGGCAAGTTTTGATTATAAAGTTGGGCTGCAAAGTCATTTAAAAGTGTTTTTGAGACAATACGAGCGAAAAGACCGGCTTAGCTATAATAAGTTCCACTATAAAACCAGATCGGCAAACATGCGTTTTAGCCAACGCTGGAAGCGATTTCATTATAGTCTGACCGGTGAGGCCGGTAAAACAACCAATTTTCTGCTTGATCCCGGTGAGAACGAACAAAACAGTTTCCGTGGAATGGGTGATTTTTCATACAGCATTAATTCAAGGCATTATATCCGGGCTTTCGGAAGCTGGTCGAATATCAACGAATTTGTTTCCGGGAAGCAACAAAATGTTACCGCAGGAATGTCGTTGTCGAGTCAGATTACGGATAACTTCAACGCGAACTTTTTTATTCAGAATGCCTACGACATCGACGATTATTATAAAAACCGCAACCTGATGCAGCTGAACCTGAATTACAACTTCCTGAAAAATCACAGCATTTCGTTACGAAGTTTTTATACCATTTTTAAAACCGAACTGGAAGAGGCCGAGTTTACCCTTTCAGCAACTTACGAATATAAATTTGGTGTGCCTTTAAAACAGGTTGTTGAAGCCGGAATTATAAGTGGAAAAATCACCAACCGCGATGGTTTGCCGGTTGAGGGCGTTTGGGTGCGATTGCTGAATAAAACTGCCGTGACGGATAAAAACGGCGATTATCAGTTTGATTTGATTCAGCCGGGAACACACCTCATGTCGATTGATGAGAGTAGCTTCGAACTGGACGAGATAACTAATATCCCAAATCCTGTTGAAGTTAATGTTTTTGAAGATCAGGTGTCGAAGGTGGATGTCAGGATTTTAAAAGGAGCAGAACTTAAAGGAAAGTTTGTTTTGGAAGAAGCAAAATTGAAAGCCGCCGAACAAGAGGATGCCAGCCCTGCAAATATTATTGTTGAAATCAGATCGGAGTTGGAAGAATACAGGATTACAACGGAAAAAGACGGGACTTTTGCATTTCCTCTTTTAAAACCCGGAAAGTTCACCTTTAAAATTTATGCGAATTCAATACCGAAAGCTTATAAGCTGGAACAATCTGAGCATGAGTATACGTTAAATGAAGGAGAAACTATTGATTTAGAAATAGTGTTGCCGACTAAAAAGAACAATATTATTTTTAAGCCAGCCGGAAATTTGAATTTAAAAAGTGGATCAGGGCTGACTCTAACGGCAAAACCGCCAAAGAAAAAAGAGTCGCAGCCGAAAACAGGTCCATATTACAGCATCCAGATTGGTGCTTTCAGCAGGATGTTGCCTGAGGGAGATTCGTTTTTTAAGGGCGAGCAGTTTTATTTCGAGAAACAAATTGATAACTTACACAAGTATTACATTGGACGATTTTCTGAATTACAAACGGCAAAAGAGGAATATAAACGGCTACGGTTAAAATTTAATAGGCTGTTTATTGTGGTGTTCGACGACGACAAAGTATACAGTTTGCCGCAATATGAGCAAATAAAAAAGGACGAATGA
- a CDS encoding DUF3109 family protein, giving the protein MIEIGRAIVSRDVFEKHFLCDILKCKGACCIEGDSGAPLTDEEAILIEEDYHTFEDLLPEKHKREVEKQGFSVIDSDGDLVTPLVNDRQCVYSYYNKQGILKCAIEKAYFDGKTKFRKPISCHLFPIRITEYKRFDAVNYQELDICRPGRQCGASEKLPLYKFLKEPLTAKYGADWYKELEIAAEYILSEK; this is encoded by the coding sequence GTGATAGAGATTGGTCGTGCCATAGTAAGCCGTGATGTTTTTGAGAAACATTTCCTTTGTGATATTTTAAAATGCAAAGGTGCATGTTGTATCGAGGGGGACTCCGGAGCTCCGCTTACAGATGAAGAGGCTATTCTTATCGAAGAAGATTATCACACTTTTGAAGACCTGCTTCCCGAAAAACACAAACGCGAGGTAGAGAAACAAGGATTCTCTGTTATCGACAGCGATGGTGATTTGGTAACACCGCTTGTTAACGATCGTCAGTGTGTGTACTCTTACTATAATAAACAGGGGATTTTGAAATGTGCTATCGAAAAAGCATATTTCGATGGTAAAACAAAATTTCGAAAACCTATTTCCTGCCACTTATTCCCCATTCGTATTACTGAATACAAACGTTTTGATGCCGTAAATTACCAAGAGCTTGACATTTGCAGGCCAGGTCGTCAATGTGGGGCATCAGAAAAACTCCCGCTCTATAAATTCCTAAAAGAACCACTAACTGCAAAATATGGTGCCGACTGGTACAAAGAACTTGAGATAGCCGCCGAATATATTTTGTCAGAAAAATAG
- the gpmI gene encoding 2,3-bisphosphoglycerate-independent phosphoglycerate mutase produces the protein MADNQKTLLMILDGWGIGDGSKSDIVATAPTPFIDSLMEKYPHSQLLASGENVGLPDGQMGNSEVGHLNIGAGRVLYQDMVKITRAIKDKSLWQHPQILKAYNYAKENNKKVHLIGLIGPGGVHALSSHMVALCQIATDMGLEDVFIHGLTDGRDTDPRSGYGFIENDLKALEGTVGKFASLIGRYYGMDRDNNYDRLKLAYDLYTKGKGEKSTDILASMKASYDAGVTDEFLKPVVMVDEAGEPLAKIEEDDVVICFNFRTDRLRQTTIAFTQEDKHEYDMHKMNLQWYTMTTYKADFKGINVIFEKENVTNTMGEVIEKAGKKQIRIAETEKYAHVTFFFSGGREAEFEGESRILIPSPKVPTYDHQPEMSAPEVAKAIVPKLENGEADFVCLNFANGDMVGHTGVYEAVYKAVQAVDACAKDVVAAAQKGGYDIMIIADHGNADNAVNADGSENTAHSLNPVPCIFVTEKEGIELDNGILADVAPTLLTDMGLEVPAEMTGKNLIKK, from the coding sequence ATGGCTGATAATCAGAAGACTTTATTGATGATTCTCGATGGATGGGGAATCGGTGATGGATCGAAAAGTGACATTGTAGCAACTGCTCCAACTCCTTTTATCGATTCGTTGATGGAAAAATACCCACACTCGCAATTGTTGGCAAGTGGCGAAAATGTTGGTTTGCCCGACGGGCAGATGGGTAACTCGGAAGTGGGTCACCTTAACATTGGTGCCGGTCGTGTTTTGTACCAGGATATGGTGAAAATTACGCGTGCCATTAAAGACAAGTCATTGTGGCAGCATCCACAAATTTTAAAAGCATACAACTACGCAAAAGAAAATAATAAAAAAGTTCACCTGATTGGTTTGATTGGCCCTGGTGGAGTTCATGCTTTGAGCTCGCACATGGTAGCACTTTGTCAGATTGCTACCGATATGGGATTGGAAGATGTTTTCATTCATGGACTTACTGACGGTCGTGATACTGACCCACGTTCAGGTTATGGATTTATCGAAAACGATCTGAAAGCGCTGGAAGGAACAGTTGGAAAATTTGCTTCGTTGATTGGTCGTTACTACGGCATGGACCGTGACAATAACTACGATCGTTTGAAATTAGCTTACGATTTGTATACAAAAGGTAAGGGTGAAAAATCAACTGATATCCTGGCTTCGATGAAAGCATCGTACGATGCCGGTGTAACAGACGAATTCCTGAAGCCGGTTGTTATGGTTGACGAAGCCGGCGAGCCATTGGCAAAAATCGAGGAAGATGATGTGGTAATCTGCTTTAACTTCCGTACCGACCGTTTACGTCAGACCACTATTGCATTTACACAAGAAGACAAGCATGAATATGACATGCACAAAATGAACTTGCAGTGGTATACCATGACAACTTACAAAGCCGATTTTAAAGGTATTAACGTGATCTTTGAAAAAGAGAATGTTACCAATACAATGGGTGAGGTAATAGAAAAGGCAGGTAAAAAACAAATTCGAATTGCCGAGACTGAAAAATACGCTCACGTAACTTTCTTCTTCAGCGGTGGGCGCGAGGCAGAATTTGAAGGAGAGAGCCGTATTCTTATTCCTTCACCAAAAGTTCCTACATACGATCATCAGCCGGAAATGTCGGCTCCTGAAGTGGCAAAAGCTATTGTCCCGAAACTGGAAAACGGTGAGGCTGACTTTGTTTGCCTGAACTTTGCCAACGGCGATATGGTTGGTCACACTGGTGTTTACGAAGCAGTTTACAAAGCAGTACAAGCTGTTGATGCTTGCGCAAAAGATGTTGTTGCTGCTGCTCAAAAAGGTGGTTACGATATCATGATTATTGCCGACCACGGTAATGCCGACAATGCAGTTAATGCCGACGGATCGGAAAATACAGCTCACTCGCTGAATCCGGTTCCTTGTATTTTCGTTACCGAAAAAGAAGGAATTGAATTGGACAATGGTATTCTGGCCGATGTTGCTCCAACATTGTTAACTGATATGGGACTGGAAGTACCTGCAGAAATGACGGGTAAAAATCTTATTAAGAAATAA